AAACAATCCCCGACTCTTCCCCCCATTTGAAAAACCCGCCTCACAATCATTAACACAGAACCGATGAAAGCGTCTCCCAGCTTAGGCCTTGTACCAGTTCTCGGGAGCGTCGCCCAGGCACTCcccgacggtgacggcgcggtagcccttggccttgagggTGTCGATCATCTTCTGAGTGAGGGAGATGACGGTCTGCTCGTGGACGTCGTGGGACAGGACGATGGCGCTGCTGGAGGCCGGGTCGTTGCTGAGCTCGTTGTTGAACTTCTCGGCCGAGATGTGGGTCGTATCGGGCGTGTTGTTCTCAAAGTCCTTGGTGTCGAGGTTGGTGTCGATGACGTGGTAccccaggccggcgaggtcggagAGGCAGCCTTCGTCGCacgagaggaagggggggcgcATGTACTTGGGCGCGAAACCGGCGATGCGGCGGgtggcgtcctcgagctgggTCATCTGGGCGATGCGGTCGGCCGAGGAGAGGGTGTTGAGGTCCGGGTGGGCGTAGGTGTGGGAGCCGACGAGGTGGCCCTCGTTCTTCATGCGGTTGATGGTGGCCGGGCcgatgccctcctcgatgttggcgaagttgttgccgttgacgaagaaggtggccttgacgtcgttggcggcgaggatgtcgagcAGCTGCGGCGTGAAGGTGAAGGGCCCGTCGTCATAGgtgagggcgacgacgcccgTCTGCGTGCACTGCGAGATGATCTGGCCGACGGGGGGGCTCTGACGGCGGGAGAGAGGGCTGAGGGAAGAGATGTCAGTTTCATGCCGGCGTCCGAGGGCCAAGCCAAGAAgacgagagggagaggagcCTTCCCCCCACCTCCCCTTCTGGAGTGTACACATACCTTGCGTAGGCACCTccggcgagggcaaggacCGCAGTAGTAGCGCTAAGAGCAGAAGAGTACATGGTTGCTGTCGTGGACAAGACTCAAAGCAAGGTGAGAATGGAAGGCGACGCAGGGGGCAGCAACAAAAAGTGAGACTGGGAGACTCGGGCGCGAGGAGTTGATATTAAGCTTGCTTGGCTGGTGACAAGTTGGATGTAGGATGAAGCAATAAGTCGAGGGGCTGGTAGGACGAAGGGGGTGATGGGGAGGAAAAGGCAGACGACTTATATGAAGAGTTGGGACGTTACGGAGAAGAGGCCTGAACAAGGGGACATGGAACAGTAGACAGTGGACGGTCTGAGTTGACGATGGGTCCCAGCCAAGAGCTCACGTATGGGTCGACCCATACAAGAATAGAGTCTAATGAAATTTCCCGCTACATAGATAGATGGACCTACCTGCATAGCCTAGTGGCCTGGGGGCCTGGAGGGATGACGGTCGAGACGGATCGCCCATCTTGCCCCATCGTGGAGAAGTTTGAGAAacgggacgaggacgacgactgacggccgacgacggtgttCCCCCCATTCATCCTGCATAGAAGCAAGCACTTTCTTGCTACAAGACCCTACGAGGGGTTGGGTTGGCCCGTTCAGCCCTGAGCGCCATGGTGTCTTGGCGGACGTGAAAGGAACCACGCCCGATGAGGCTCCGATACGAGGCGCGTGGACTGCACACTGGTTGTTGCGGTGGAGGCATCGATGGGCAGGGTAAGctgggaagagagaagagtGAGAGGAGAGAGTATCCGTGGTGTGTCGTGTTTGGGAGATCCGCGGCGCGTTTTGACGTCAAGGGGCTTGGGGGAGCATGTAAGCTGACTGGCAGGAATCTCCTCTCATAGCGCCGGGAGGAAAATAATAAACACAAAAGGAGtaggaagaaaaaaaagaaaagaataAGGGGATCCCGGGATGTTGCCCTGGATGGAGCTACGAGCGGATGTTGTTCATCGGGATGTGGATGGACCGACGCTCGAGAGCTGTCGGCCGACTCTCGTCATCCTTCACCAGGGATGTGCCCTAAAGAGGACGAACAGGCAGACACCTTGCGTTGCGACGAAGTGAACGGCGCCAGACAAGACAAAACGGTGAGGTTGGTGGTCAGTCCACTGTCAGTTGAGAggtatgtgtgtatgtgtgtgtgtgtgtgtggtggcGTCGAACATCGGCCGGACTCGAGGAGAGCCAGGGATCGTCGAAACCTTTAcggggggtgagggggagTGGAGAATCAGCCACGAGCGCCGCCCGTTGCCGTCTCGGGTTTTTTTCCTCCTTCGTGGTCAACAGAGAACGAAAAGCCATCCCAGCAGTCCCCTTtgggtgagggagggaggggtggcGCCGTTGCGGGACACAGACCGCCGCTGTTGGTCCAGGATATCCCGAGTTGGGCTTGATCCCGCCTTTATTGGCGCCACCGcactgtactctgtacctgTATCATCGGTATGAAAGAAATAAAGAACGGGCATAACGGATAGAACGCCTAGAACCCTGACGAACGATCTGTGTTTCTGATGCTGTAACGAGGGACATCTCCCCACTCCCTCCCCCATTTCATGAGGATGAGGCCCGCCTCTGTCGCAAAACGGAAACTGAAATCACCTTCGTTGCAGCAGAGATCGCTTGCGCTCGCGCTCGTGCAGGAGGGGGCATATGGTCCAGGAGAGGAGTGAGAGGAAGTGAAGGGAGGCCGCGGGGACCAGCAGCAGTAACAGCAGTatcagcggcagcagcaccaaCACGGACGTTGCATCGTGGCGCGGCACTTCTGTTGCTGAGGTCATGTCATCCGGCAATAAGACAAATTGCCGAGCAAGGCCGTCCCGTGCTTAATCCCTTTGGGGACTGGCGCCTTTGGGGAGAggctgggaggggggaacGGGATGCGGATCTGATGCCTGCCAACCTCCACTCGCGGATAACCTTGTAGGGTCATTCCGTCGGCTAGCATCTATATTTCCAGGAGTTATTATCCTACTTTGAAGACGCCGCATCGTAGTGATCAAGTTACTCTGTAGTTTCCGCCCAAGTATTTCTCCATGGAGACTACGAAGCACTTAGCGAATGGCGCGAGCTGGCGCGCGCGGGGGAACATGGGGAAGAGAGGCTACCccagagaggaagaagctggcTGTGTgatggaggaagagggcacCGGAGCTGAGATAAGAACCAATGCCGAAAACTACAAAAATGGAAAATAAAGATGGAAAAAAGGGCCCGAGGTTCAGAATCCTCTCCGAATTGCTATTGCATCGGGGGGTACAGCGAACCCCAAACCGCTCGCTGCGACTGGTTCACGTCTCTggccctctcctctctccctcccccaccaCCGCCGGTGATCGTCCAAGAAAGCCCGCCTGGGAAATATTGAAATGATGACTCGGCCCGGGCGTGGAATACGAAgggcgcggcggccatgTCGTGGAACTCCTGATGCAGGGTGCTGGACTgttgagggggggggggggggtaggCGTGCCCTATCATCGGGacatccctcctcctcctcctactacTACTACATATGAGGCTGTCAATGTGTGACTGTCATCTTGGCCCTCTGGATTCATCGGAACTCCCCTCGCCTCTGCCACCATCCCCGTAAGACGTAGAAGGTCTTGGCCCTTTCCGCCAGGCGCATTGAGCGACGAGCGCGCTTACGTCTCCGGAAGGATGTCGTGGTGTGACAGGCGAAGCTTGGCCTTCCGTGTCATATTGAATGCTCTCTCACGTACGCAGCAGCGATGGGGCGAAGGTTAGAGgctcgagagagagaaagtctTTTTACTCTGTACAAGTGCCTCAAGACCGGAGCGACCAGGCCATCCTTGCTCGGGGAGACAACGCCCAGAAAACCCCCCATCCTccaggcccccccccccccccccccacctccAACCCCCCTGTCGTGTTCGAGTCTGTCGGTGCATGATGGTGAACTTGGCATTGCGACGGCGGACATTGTTGGGCCATGATTGCGAGTGACAGTAAGAGAGGAAGGACTGCTTGATGACAGACCGTTGAGTGTGGACTGGATCCCAGTTGGCCCTTTTGTGCCCCCTAGCGAAGCGTCGGGGGCTCAGGGGGGCGTGTTGGGAGGACGGGCAGACCAGAAGTACAACAAGAAGattcccgccgccgccaccaggCGCCAGAAAGCAGTCGTCTGGTCCAACTTCTGTGCGTGTGGTGGTCGGGGCCATGGAGTCTGAAACAAGCATAGTGCCGGCGGCGCTACGTCGACACGTAAAGTATCCGTAGAAAGGACGAACTTCGTCCGCGTTGGTGTCCAGTATGCGTACAAAATACAGTACCGCGCATGTAGAACCGCTTAGAGTTCAAGGGGTAACAGTCACGGCAAGTCAGGGAAATGAGCGCGCGCCGGTAAGACTAGACAGGACCATGGTGCTGGGACACGAGAATACCACCCCGCCGCAAAAGCCAGATACACAGACTTTGAAAAACGTGGGGTCATTAATCTCTGTAGTCTTTTCCTGTTTGCCATCTTTAGCTGGCCAAGGCTCTTGGCCGTAAAAAACCAAGAAACCTTGGGAGGCTGGCCACCCCCGACGTACCGGAAACCCCGCGTTGCTGTGTTGTGCATAGCGTGTATGCAGTCTCAACCTTATGCACATGGTCATCGCGCGGGTCTGGTGTCTGCcatgccgccgtccgcgGAAGGGCAGAGGAAGGGAGGTCGTGCTGACCCGGCGCGGCATCTCATCTACCACTTCTATTCTCCCTCCCGTTACTTGTCAAGCAAGGGTCATGGAAACTTGCGAGTGCAATGCAGCATGAGGAAGAGTGCCGCGGCGGTCATGCAAGACGCTGACCTCGGGATCTACAGGCCACGGTTGGTTGCTGTGAGACGGACGGCCTTTTGCAGGAGAACCAGCCGACGTTATTCGATGTTGGACACAGCTTTCGTCAGCCTGCAGCGCTCAATGGGAAAAAAGGCCCTGTTTCCTCAAGGAAAGACGACACAAAAGGCAATAGTTCGGCTTTTCAAATGCAACCCCGGAACGCTGTCTTATTCCTCTCAGCAGATCAGAGTGGCGCACCTGGCGCACCAAGCGTCCATTGTTCTTCCCgagacaacaacaacaacaacaacaagagaCACATGGGCTTGACGTCAACAAGACGCCCGAAGCCATGTTCCctgtcttcttcctcgtcgcgaTGCACGGCCACGTCAGGCGCATCGCCTGGTATGTACGAACTTGGAGACGAAGCTACGACTTGGCATACTGGTTATCAGCCGGGTTCCCATTGCGCCGAGAAACGGACGTCGTCCGGACGGTGTCTCCCTCATGACCAGCGCCGTCGCGTCGTATTCACAAACGGAGGCCCAAAGTCGCACTTAATTTGCATTTtgttttggggggggaggggggggggagagaaggcTGTCGATGCCCGAGATCGACGTCCAAGGGTTCAGTGCTCCAATGACGGAAACAGGAGAATGATTGACGCCCTCTCTTGTCGAGACTCTTCCTGGCTTTCAAGACCCGGTTCTTTGCGGAGCGACGTCGAGATCTCGCATTCCACGCTCCTACAGCCTCGATTTTGGACATTTCCCGATGCCGGATACCCCGGCGGAACGCCAAGGGTTTGCGTGTCCGTATCTGAAGCACGGCGAAGTCGAGTTTCAAAAAGATCTGCATCAGCATTAAAGTGCCAAgacttttctctctctctcgcgcgcgcgcttGCGAGTGACGGTCCCGATCCgaacctctctctctctctctctctccgcgAGTCAGTCGCCGCTTTCTTGTGCCATCTCGGCCCGTCGCCGATAAACGGAGACAGACAGAGATGATGTGTGCGTGCTGTCTTCCGGCTGATGTTGAGACGCCGTCAAAACGAGTTGGCGATGATTCGACGTTGCACGTTGGCGAAACATCAGAGGAGGGTGCCGGCCTTGATCCGACGATGTTTAAGACGGGGCATAGTCTAGATTGAGTTGATGGCACCCGTCCCGCACCCATCGTTTCCGACGTCTGTTTCTAACCTCGTGTGATCGATCCGCTCTTTCTCGTTTCCAACCTCCCTACGCCCACGTTGCCCGGAGTGGGTATCGTAGGACgaaaaaacaaaacagcGAGGGAAAACGTCTGCTGAATCAACGGGAGTTACAAATGGCTCTCTTGCGTCTTTGGTCGCAGAGGCCGGCGCAGATCAGGCAGCGTAGCTCGACGTCCGgcccctcgtcatcggcggaGCGTGTGGCTAACGTATCCCAGGAGGTCAGGCATATTGGCGAGGCAGAGGGTAGCTCGACGAGGTTTTCACCCCGCGAAGGGAACCGGTGACACAGCAAAAGCGTGCTCGATTGGAATCTGGAACCCTCCCTTCGCTGCTAGTGCGGGTGTCCGGCTACCtttgacgaggccgtcgttgTCTTCTGCATCGAATCGCAAGGCCGTCGACTTTGGCGGGTTCTTTTGTTGATACGGGATGGATGTGCTTAACTTGCAACCCCTCGACCCCCCTCGTGAGTCTCGACGAAAGCGTCCACTTCGATGGACGAGCTAGCTCCTAGCGGCGTTCTCCGGCTCGTTCTCGCCAGTCGCCAGACTGTCATTGAAGCGTTCGGCTGGCCCTTGGACTTAAAACCAGCCACTTTCAACAAAATTTGCCATACTTGAGTGCGACTAGACGACATGGCAGGGTGAGCTCTAGCaggaggccgacgagagTAGGCTAAAATCTGTACATGTGGCTCTCATCGTTCACGCCCAGTGCAATGCGGTCGGTGTCTGACAATCTAGACGCCACAATTGCGAGACCGGGTTGTTAGATCACCCTACGTCGACTGTGATGTCCAGGTAAGCAGGTCAGTGACGAACTGTAACCAGAGAATGACAACAGCCTCCAGACATCGTGCGACGGCTGCCGATTTCCAGACTAGACGTTGGAGGCATGGTCCTATCATGGATACGGTGACAGCCTTCTCATCTATATTCAGGAACTATTGAGGCTGGGGGTTCCTCATGACATCCCGAGAGGTCCAATGGAGGGACCGAAGTGAGGCCAGAAGTCGGGTTGAACAAGTCAACGTCGGGAGCTGGCGTGCTGGCTCCAGAGCCAATGACCTATGTCGCCTTTTGAGGAGGAAACTGTACAGGGTAAGTTCAAGTCTCCGATAATCTCTGCGCTCATGTCAGGGACTCCTCAGGTTGGGTCTCGGAACTCCTTTTGACCATCCTTATCGACATGCGTCAACTGCCTGGCTATTCTCTGTGCCGGTCCTCTGAATGAGAGTCCAGGAGCCAGCCTGAACTGCGTCATGTTCCAGTTACCAATGTCCTTGAGTCCAAAAGGATCATGGGACAGTTGGTAGCATTCGCGAAGAAGGCAATGCCGGAGGGAGACCTCCACCGAGCCTGAGATGTTGCTGCGTTTGGGCGCTGCGATTCGGCAGATAGATACATGGTGTCCCGCGTGTCGATTACAGGCGTCGATATTGCCGGCTAAGCCATGTAGTTTACCCAGCTATTATGCTTCCAAGGACAATTCGAACGCTCAACTATATCTCCAGACATGCGTCAGATATTGTGTATCTCGTGCGAAGCATCTGGCACGATGTCTCTGAACGACGGGCCCCATGCGGGGCCAGGTCCCTTGGCCCTTTCTCAACCGCACGCAACAGCCAAGAGAAAGTTGATGCAGCTCGGCGCTAGCGTtgccatcttcatcgtcgagagaggaggggcatGGACAAAGGTGGCACATCCGCCTTTGAAAGGAGGTCGTCCTTCGTTCTTCGTTCTTCGTCACTTGGCAACATATATCGTCCAGACTGCCAGCCGGCCCTCAACCCGCAACAAGTTGATTGTCTGCCGCGTGGCATTCGTAGCATTTGTGGCATTTGTGGCGGCATCCCTCTCTCCCGGCTGATGCAAGACATCATCTCCCCTCCTGGGTCCACCGTAGGACAGGACTGGACTCTCACCACCCTTCCCGCCCGATCGAGACGGCGGTCAACATTCCCCTGATTCGCAACCGCTTCCCGTCCGCCGGTGTTGATTATCCCGGAGGTGGACTGCGACGTATTTTATGCGCCATGGCTGGAAATAAAGGGGAGAAACGGAAAGGAGTCCAGTTTGCAGGAGGAGGTAAGCGGTCTTTGGGTCGCCCGCATGCCTGTCGCGGAGAAAAGAAGATGAATGGTCCATTGCCAGCATTGCCAAGGAGAACAATCGAATCTCTCGCAATTCCAGGGCGTCCAGAATGAGTTTACCCTCATTGACCACGCGGTCGGTACGCTATCGACTATAAATTCTCCCTGGTGTCAGGCACGGAAGGGAGAGGTAAGAAAGAGGGAAACTGGCTTTATTTCTTCAGGAAAACATCAGTGCCGAAAACAATCTGTTTCAATGACCTGAGAACACCTGTCGTTTGCCGTTTCCCGTGTCGCCTGCGTCTGTGTTGTGTTTATGGCAGAAAGCAACCAACACAAGACTGTTCCGAGCTGTGAAGTTCTGTGTtgagatagagagagaagagacagagagaagtAAGtaaggaagagagagagagagagtgagagagagaacggAATACGAGACAGATGCAGCCGTGAGCTCATCGAACTCAGCGCTCCACAGCAAAGTTGCCTTGGCTGCCGCAGCTCCCCAATAGCGATCCAGCTGGGCGCCACGCAGCACGCCGCAGCGGCTTCCAGGACAAGCACAGCCCCTGAGCCCTCCACGTCAGCGCCATTGAGCcactgcctacctacctagagACGAAAATGGCACGAGAACCATTactgcccctcccccgcgCCATCCCAACGTCACCACCATCATTaacaacaccaccacgaGGACGGTCCTCGACATTGATAACAacgccgacatcgacatcaCGGCCGAATCTGTCTCTGAAACTCTTCGTATCCAGAATACTCATCCTCGCATCCTTCGTTCTGCCCGTCATGTCTCAAGGCTGGGTCAACGCCGTCTACTACCCCAACTGGCGCGTCTACAAGGGCCAGACGCCGGCTTCGCTGCCGGTGAACGCCGTCACCCATGTGCTCTATGCATTTGTCCAAGTCAACACAGACGGGTCGCTGAGGCTCATCGACGACTGGGCCGATACGCAGATTCCCGTCGACGGGACGACAGGGTGCctctccgccctcgccaaacTCAAGGCCTCGCGGCCCAACATCCGCACACTCGTCtccgttggcggcggcggcgggagtGCTGAGTTCCCCGCGCTGGCTGCCAACCcggccgcccgcgcccggTTCGCCAAGGAGATTAAGAGCTTTTGCGACAAGTACCAACTTAACGGCGTCGACAGTGAGTATCCTCTGTCCCGCTTGCAAACGCCGTTTCCCCTCTGACCCGCGTCTCAGTCGACTGGGAACACCCAAGCGACGCCAAGCAGGGCCAGGACTACATCGCGCTCTTGAGTGACGTGCGCCGCCAGATGCCGGCGGGGAGGTACCTTCTCACCACGGCTCTGCCGCCGGGCCAGTACGTCTTGAGGAACATCGACCTCAGACGGGCGGCGCCCCTGCTCGACTACTTGAATCTCATGTGCTACGACCTGACGGGCCCCTGGACCGACGTCTCGGGGAACCACGCGCAGTTGATGGCGTCCAAGACGCTGGCGAGCAACAACCCGAACTTGAAGATTGCGtgcgccgacggcatcagCTACGTCATCAATAACGGCGTCCCGAGCCGCAAGGTGCTGCTCGGGATCCCCGCGTACGCCCGCACGTTCCCAATGGCCAAGGGCCCCGGAGGGCCCTCCAAGAactcggccgagatggactACTGCGACATGTCCAACGACAGCGTCGACAAGGCCACGgtcgacacggcggcggcggcggcctcgtacgtcgacgccaagaaCGGGTTCATGACGTTCGACGTGccgaggacggtggccatCAAGGCACAGTACGCCAAGAGCAGGGCCCTCGGGGGTCTGTTCTACTGGACCGGCGTAGGGGATAGGAAGGGAAGGCAGAGCCTGGTGCAGGCTGGGTTCAACGAGTTGAACGGCGTAAGATAGACTTGATGGGGAAATCGGTGGAATGAGCAGGATATAGAAGATCAAAGTCGACTACCCGACTTAGCCTTTTTCATGTCAGAGAAGCGCACCAGATCTGTTCCTACCTGGCTGGATAGGATGAATGATACTGAGGGTGAGGATGGCAATAAACTGTGAAATATGCACTAAACAAATGAAAAAGAAATGTTGTCTAATGACAAGAGGGAGATTGATTGAGAGAGATGATCAGGCACGAGAGGGACATTAGCTGGGAGCCGCAGCACTCCGTAATTTAAACGCCCGACAGTCCGGCAGGCGCCCAGGCGAGC
The genomic region above belongs to Colletotrichum higginsianum IMI 349063 chromosome 2, whole genome shotgun sequence and contains:
- a CDS encoding Polysaccharide deacetylase is translated as MYSSALSATTAVLALAGGAYASPLSRRQSPPVGQIISQCTQTGVVALTYDDGPFTFTPQLLDILAANDVKATFFVNGNNFANIEEGIGPATINRMKNEGHLVGSHTYAHPDLNTLSSADRIAQMTQLEDATRRIAGFAPKYMRPPFLSCDEGCLSDLAGLGYHVIDTNLDTKDFENNTPDTTHISAEKFNNELSNDPASSSAIVLSHDVHEQTVISLTQKMIDTLKAKGYRAVTVGECLGDAPENWYKA
- a CDS encoding Glycosyl hydrolase family 18, whose amino-acid sequence is MSQGWVNAVYYPNWRVYKGQTPASLPVNAVTHVLYAFVQVNTDGSLRLIDDWADTQIPVDGTTGCLSALAKLKASRPNIRTLVSVGGGGGSAEFPALAANPAARARFAKEIKSFCDKYQLNGVDIDWEHPSDAKQGQDYIALLSDVRRQMPAGRYLLTTALPPGQYVLRNIDLRRAAPLLDYLNLMCYDLTGPWTDVSGNHAQLMASKTLASNNPNLKIACADGISYVINNGVPSRKVLLGIPAYARTFPMAKGPGGPSKNSAEMDYCDMSNDSVDKATVDTAAAAASYVDAKNGFMTFDVPRTVAIKAQYAKSRALGGLFYWTGVGDRKGRQSLVQAGFNELNGVR